The Triticum dicoccoides isolate Atlit2015 ecotype Zavitan unplaced genomic scaffold, WEW_v2.0 scaffold145185, whole genome shotgun sequence genomic sequence GGCGACAAAGGAAGGAGTTAGGCTTGAGCCTGCGGAGGCGCCTGGGCATGGTGCAACCGGGACCAGAGGACCCAGAGCAGCCCGACCGCCGACGCCGCAGCGAGAGCCCCGCCGGCACATGCCGTCCCGTCGGCGGCGAGCTGGTACGACGCGCACACGGGCGTGGCGACGAGGTCCACGATTAGCGCGGAGGACGCCGCTCCGACGGCGACAAACGTGATCAGCCACTGGAGCACGATCAGGACGACCAGGAGCGTGACATcggccggcgggggcggcggctgctgctgctgctcg encodes the following:
- the LOC119343893 gene encoding uncharacterized protein LOC119343893, translated to MAAAGWFIVVCGGGSLALDVTALVLAVLAEECVPGVIQFTLEDPHQRLCMLLLLLAVPVGALLLLVESCWLKYEQQQQPPPPPADVTLLVVLIVLQWLITFVAVGAASSALIVDLVATPVCASYQLAADGTACAGGALAAASAVGLLWVLWSRLHHAQAPPQAQA